Part of the Capsicum annuum cultivar UCD-10X-F1 chromosome 12, UCD10Xv1.1, whole genome shotgun sequence genome is shown below.
atgtggaattttgttgatatgtatcaagagtaaagttgaaaaatgggATTGTACGTAAAATTTAAAATggaaaaagggcctaaaatgcccttcacctattgaaaatggtgcaaaaatgtccCCCATCCATCTATTGGACCTGAAATGCACTTTCCGTCTATCTATTGGGTCTATTTTGCTCTTTAATTTAACGGATCAACATGATCCCACCTCATTAATGATGTGTCTTTCTTTTATTGatcaattaattattaattaaaataattaatttttcaaataaaacccAACCCACCCAAGTCCTAATAATCATTCATCATCAGCATCCACTCTCCTCTCCTTTTTCTCCGCGATTTCTTAATGGAAGGAATAGATTGCTGGAGTAGTGTAACATTCTTGAAGTTCTCAGACTGCAGGAGTAATTTTAATCAAtttgttgaataatttctaaTTTAGAATAATTAAATAGTGTTTTGTCCAATGATTAGCTTTGCTTTGCCGTTGATAGGTCTTGGTTCTGTTCAGTTGTAGCCATAACATCTTTTTAAAGAACACAACATCTGTGCTCTGTGTAATGCcaattttctttatatatttgaaaattgattgaaaatattttctattttagcaAGGCTGATTTATTTTTACTATATAGCTAAACCCCTGTCATCTGACGGACCAGCTTTCTCATTTTGTTTATTGAAGTTACCACCATTAACAGAATTTGGTCCACCAAATCCACTAAAGTCACTTGAACTAGAAGTGGGTGCTCCATCTGTAGAGATTTTGCTCTCAGCTAAGCCATCCTCCTCTCCAACTACCACCCCATCATCGTTATTGCTATTCCCAGTATGAAAAAGAAAATGTGCAACCTTCTCATTTCCTTCTCCTCTTTATTCTGCAGGATGACTGTTAAGTGGGGAGCTAATTAATATTAAATCCAAAGGATATATAGAGGCAGATACAGATGGAATATGGATAATAGGTCGGGTTACTAGGTCTTGAGTGGGTTGGGaaattaactattttaattaataatcaattgaccaataataattataaaaaaaataaaaaaaaaagaggggcagaaaaaaaaaatgcacttttttaaatttaaaatgccTAACAATGTTGATGCTCTATAAGAAGTTgtggtatcaatatcatcagaCCATCTTCGCGACTGAAGGTAATGTCTTTAGAAGTGACGGGGAAGGTCGCCGCACAGTGTGATTGAGCAGGATCATGAATGTTAAAAGAGTCAATGCTCCTGCTTGATGAGCAGTTCCTAAAGAAACTGGGACATAGGAAAGAAGAGTAGATATGCCCAATGTGACCTGCATTTGAAATCAAAATGATTCAACCATCACAGTAATTTAAAGAGTGTGTCGTTCACTCAGGATTCTTGATGATGCATGACGAATACCTGCAGAGCAGCCATGCCCACGGTGCTTCCAATTAAATGTCGTACTGCAGGATGCATATCCAGCTTTTTGGTTGAATACCATAATCCGCCTATTGCAGCTAAAGTAGCAGTAGCAAGTATACGATGATCAAGCTGCAAAAGCCACGAGTGAAATTCATCATAAAGAACATGTCCCATCCAAACAGCTTGGAAATGCTTTATTTTAAGcggagggtctatcagaaacaacctctctatcgcTATGAGGTAAGCTTAAGGTCTGTCTACATTCTATCCCCCCAAACCTCACTTGTGTGATtacactggtatgttgttgtCTACACAAATGCTTAAACTGGCATTCTATCATTGTTTTCTGCTGGTTGCCATATTGTCCCATCTCATGGTTCGCCGGCTGTGCCAATGTGACACGACAAGTCTAGCTCGTGTCACAACATAACTTTCTCAAAGCAGTTTTATTAGAAGAGATGAAAGTCCacgattactaaaataaaaataaaagttcacaATAATCTACTTCATTTAATTGTTCATTTTGAAAGGGGTAATCTACTTCGTGAatagtttcttttttttgaacATTAACTTCATGAATAGTGTTTAAATTAGGACATACACGAAATTTAGCTAGTAAAATCTAAAATCCAACCAAAGCCCTTCTGcgaaaaaaaatgaatcaattgAGTAATtccattaaaagaaaaatagagtcaccTTGAAACAGCTTGTTCAAATAAATGAACTTTATTCCTTTGATTATCGAATGAATATACTTCACTAAACTTCTTTTGTTGAGCATCAGTATCTTTACGAATCATGATTAGCAGGGCGAATTGAATTTACCTGAGTAATTCCATTTAAAGAAACATACAGATGCCTTGACACAGTAGCTTCTGATAAAACTAAActgtatctatttttttattttttttttcattgttaaaAGTAAACTCTCTTTTAATTAGTGAGGGAATAAATTCTGCCAAATTTCTAAGCTTCAGTATATTTTCTTTCATGATTAGTAAGAACAATAAAAGAAATCCGAGTTTGAATGAAAGATCTAGTAATTATCTACTAATTCCCTTAGTCAAAGCGACATTCctgcttttttcattttttgagtgAACTCTATCAACAGCAACATACAAAATTACCTCCATAATCACGTTTACCaattcttctttattctaaaTATGGATTAATGTTTCATGCCAAAATATCTGATCATTCAAATGTAGACAAACTAGAAAGTCCAGAAACAAAAGTTTACCTGAACTGTTGATGTATTCTCAAAAAAGTTGCGCATAAGAGGCTTCATACTGAAGATATCATCTGGAATCCATGTATCTCCCATCTTTGGAAAAGTATTAAATGCCCGGCCCTGGAGGTTTCatagttagataattacttcccttTAACCAAACTTATTAAGAGAATACTGTAAACATACAACAAAGAATACAAACTCTTGCTTTTCTTGTTCGTCTCTCAAAATCCCGTAATAAAACCATCAAATACTTAATTTGTGCAAGCATAAAACTACGATATGGAGAATATTAGTTACATACGGCGTCATTTCCAGCAACAAAAGCTCCAGAGATAGCAGTAATTCCAACAAGTATACCCACAGGAAGTGCAAGCCGCTTAACTTTTGCAGCCCCACGAACACAGGCAAGTGATTCAGCAGGAGGTTCAGGCATGACAACAGAAAGAGCCGTCCAGAAGAGTCCGCAATAAATAGCAAATGCAGAGGTAAGATGAGCTGCAAGACGGTAGGGGCTTACTCTTGGTTCAACATACTTAGATGCTGGCTCCTGCAggaaaaatgatttaataaaacTTAATGAATGATGTGTCTTATATGAGTTTAACAGCCACATAAATTAAATGGATAGCTTGATACCTCTAAACCACTTTTCACCATCCACCAACCTATGAGCCCCTGTCCAGCGCCAAGAGCAAAGAGTCCAGAGAGTCTAAGTCCAAGTCTTACTGTTATGTATCCCTTACGGAGAAAATATGAGAATGGAAGTGCAAACATTATACCAAGGGCCCTCCCCCACATTCGGTGTGCATATTCCATCCAATATATGAACTTGAAATCCTCAACGCTCATCCCCTT
Proteins encoded:
- the LOC107851663 gene encoding cytochrome c oxidase assembly protein COX15 isoform X2, which produces MLESRLISIFRRNKDLGVKISSNLGKWGFTATKKMSNEGSFSTLNQYRHFSAIPKLAPSIGKFIRRTFVNYGLISFHQLNHKGVHRTSFRKISTVAASAAENKEGLKFLVTAGPHARKVVGIWLFASAAWVFSMVVLGGMTRLTRSGLSMTDWKFTGSLPPLTDEDWLVEFEKYKQSPEYKCVNKGMSVEDFKFIYWMEYAHRMWGRALGIMFALPFSYFLRKGYITVRLGLRLSGLFALGAGQGLIGWWMVKSGLEEPASKYVEPRVSPYRLAAHLTSAFAIYCGLFWTALSVVMPEPPAESLACVRGAAKVKRLALPVGILVGITAISGAFVAGNDAGRAFNTFPKMGDTWIPDDIFSMKPLMRNFFENTSTVQLDHRILATATLAAIGGLWYSTKKLDMHPAVRHLIGSTVGMAALQVTLGISTLLSYVPVSLGTAHQAGALTLLTFMILLNHTVRRPSPSLLKTLPSVAKMV
- the LOC107851663 gene encoding cytochrome c oxidase assembly protein COX15 isoform X1 encodes the protein MLESRLISIFRRNKDLGVKISSNLGKWGFTATKKMSNEGSFSTLNQYRHFSAIPKVGSCSGKFISRTFVNCGLRSFHCLNQKGVHRTSFRKISTVAASAAENKEGLKFLVTAGPHARKVVGIWLFASAAWVFSMVVLGGMTRLTRSGLSMTDWKFTGSLPPLTDEDWLVEFEKYKQSPEYKCVNKGMSVEDFKFIYWMEYAHRMWGRALGIMFALPFSYFLRKGYITVRLGLRLSGLFALGAGQGLIGWWMVKSGLEEPASKYVEPRVSPYRLAAHLTSAFAIYCGLFWTALSVVMPEPPAESLACVRGAAKVKRLALPVGILVGITAISGAFVAGNDAGRAFNTFPKMGDTWIPDDIFSMKPLMRNFFENTSTVQLDHRILATATLAAIGGLWYSTKKLDMHPAVRHLIGSTVGMAALQVTLGISTLLSYVPVSLGTAHQAGALTLLTFMILLNHTVRRPSPSLLKTLPSVAKMV